A window of Chromatiaceae bacterium contains these coding sequences:
- a CDS encoding septal ring lytic transglycosylase RlpA family protein has product MNRVFPLIVLILAIAVAGGCSSASKRQQDGVASWYGPQHHGRKTASGQPFNQNTLTAAHPSLPFGTQVRVTNLANGKQVVVSINDRGPYKGGRIIDLSRAAARKLEMDGIARVRVEVLSD; this is encoded by the coding sequence TTGAATCGCGTTTTTCCCTTGATCGTCCTGATCCTCGCGATCGCGGTTGCTGGAGGCTGTAGTTCGGCCAGCAAACGGCAGCAGGACGGCGTGGCATCCTGGTACGGACCCCAACACCACGGCAGGAAAACCGCCAGTGGTCAGCCTTTTAACCAAAATACCCTGACCGCGGCCCACCCCAGTTTGCCTTTTGGGACCCAAGTCAGGGTCACGAATCTTGCCAATGGCAAGCAGGTTGTCGTGAGCATAAACGACCGCGGACCCTACAAAGGCGGTAGGATTATCGATCTCTCCCGAGCGGCGGCGCGGAAACTGGAAATGGATGGCATTGCTCGCGTTCGCGTTGAAGTGCTTTCGGATTAA
- the csrA gene encoding carbon storage regulator CsrA produces the protein MLILTRRVGETLMIGDEVTVTVLGVKGNQVRIGVNAPRDVAVHREEIYERIKREQAGQGGGGEIDSDMDNDSD, from the coding sequence ATGTTGATACTCACGAGAAGGGTCGGCGAGACCCTCATGATCGGAGATGAGGTGACCGTCACCGTCCTTGGCGTCAAGGGCAACCAGGTGCGCATCGGCGTCAACGCCCCCCGGGACGTCGCCGTCCATCGCGAGGAGATCTACGAGCGTATCAAGCGTGAACAGGCCGGGCAGGGCGGCGGTGGCGAAATCGATAGCGATATGGATAACGACAGCGATTAA
- a CDS encoding aspartate kinase, with the protein MALIVQKYGGTSVGSVERIQNVAQRVKRWRDRGDQVVVVVSAMSGETDRLIGLAKALQERPLPRELDVLLATGEQVTIALLAMALDQIGCPARSYTGAQVQILTDSAHNKARIREIEGTNIRADLDAGSVVVVAGFQGVDEDGNITTLGRGGSDTSAVAVAAALHADECQIYTDVDGVYTTDPRVEPRARKLDRITFEEMLEMASLGSKVLQIRSVEFAGKYRVPLRVLSSFEEGEGTLISLEEDAVEQAVISGIAFARDEAKLTILGVPDQPGVAYKILGPIADANIEVDMIIQNIAADEATTDFTFTVHRGEYQRALEILKGTAASLSARQVLGDDRIAKISIVGVGMRSHAGIASKMFAALAKEGINIRMISTSEIKISVVVDEKYLELGVRTLHSAFGLDKND; encoded by the coding sequence ATGGCGCTCATTGTTCAAAAATACGGCGGTACCTCCGTCGGCAGCGTGGAGCGCATCCAGAACGTTGCCCAGCGCGTGAAACGCTGGCGCGATCGGGGCGATCAGGTGGTGGTGGTCGTCTCCGCCATGTCCGGCGAGACGGATCGTCTCATCGGCCTGGCCAAGGCCCTGCAGGAGCGCCCCCTCCCGCGGGAACTGGATGTGTTGCTAGCTACCGGCGAACAGGTCACCATCGCCCTGCTGGCCATGGCGCTGGACCAGATTGGCTGTCCCGCCCGCTCCTATACGGGTGCCCAGGTCCAAATCCTCACGGACAGCGCCCACAACAAGGCGCGCATCCGCGAGATCGAGGGGACCAACATCCGGGCGGATCTGGATGCCGGGAGCGTGGTCGTGGTGGCGGGCTTTCAGGGCGTGGACGAAGATGGCAATATCACCACCCTGGGGCGGGGTGGGTCGGACACCTCCGCCGTGGCTGTGGCCGCCGCCCTGCACGCCGACGAGTGCCAGATCTACACCGACGTGGATGGGGTCTATACCACGGACCCGCGCGTGGAGCCCCGCGCCCGCAAACTCGACCGCATCACCTTCGAGGAGATGCTTGAGATGGCCAGCCTGGGCTCCAAGGTCTTGCAAATCCGCTCCGTGGAGTTTGCGGGTAAGTACAGGGTCCCATTGCGCGTGCTCTCCAGCTTTGAAGAGGGGGAGGGCACGCTGATTTCACTTGAGGAGGACGCCGTGGAACAAGCGGTCATTTCCGGTATTGCATTCGCCCGCGACGAGGCCAAGCTGACCATCCTGGGAGTTCCGGACCAGCCGGGTGTCGCCTACAAGATTTTGGGTCCCATCGCGGACGCCAATATCGAAGTGGACATGATCATCCAAAATATCGCCGCCGACGAGGCGACGACGGACTTCACCTTCACCGTCCATCGCGGCGAGTATCAGCGGGCCCTGGAGATCCTCAAGGGCACCGCCGCCTCCCTGTCCGCGCGTCAGGTCCTGGGTGACGATCGGATCGCCAAGATCTCCATCGTGGGCGTAGGGATGCGCTCCCACGCGGGCATCGCCAGCAAGATGTTCGCCGCCCTGGCTAAGGAGGGGATCAACATCCGCATGATCTCCACCTCCGAGATCAAGATCTCCGTGGTCGTGGACGAGAAGTATCTGGAACTCGGCGTGCGCACCCTGCATAGTGCCTTTGGCCTGGACAAAAATGATTGA